The sequence below is a genomic window from Thermodesulfobium sp. 4217-1.
GCTTTAGCCAGACCTCTTAGATATGAAATTTGTGACCAAAGAGCAATTTCAAATCTTGGTCGCATCAACCTTACCCGCAAGATCCACTACGAGATCTCTCAATTTATCACTGTTATTGGAGACAATATCAATTACCTCCTCAGCAGAAACCTTTAGAGGGTTGTCTGGACTTGCAATATTGGAAATCAAAGAAAAGCACAGCGTCTTAATCTTCAGAGCATTAAGAGCGATCACTTCCATAACTGTAGACATGCCCACTATATCAGCTCCCATTGTTCTCATAGCATATAGCTCTGCAGGCGTTTCAAAACTCGGTCCCAAGACTCCCACGTATACAACTTCTTTTGGCTCATAACCCAATACGTTCACGGATTCAGATTTAGCCAAAGTCCTTAATTTTTTGTTATAGGGATCGCTCATATCTACAAATCTTTCACCAAAATAAATGTCAGACAATCCAATTAAAGGATTATATCCTGTAAAATTAATGTGATCTTTCAAAATTACAACTTCTCCAACTTTTAAATTACTATTTATTCCGCCTGAAGCGTTGGTAAGATAGGCTATATTAGGCCTAAATCTCGAAAGAACTACAATGGGAAATATTACCTCCCAAACGCCATAGTTCTCATAAAGATGAAACCTTCCCTCCAAAATTACATAAGGCTTTGAATTAATGTAAACCAAACTAAGCTGTGAACGGTGTGATGGGGCTGAGGCTTTTGGAAAAAATGGGATCTTGTCATATTTAATTATCATATCTTTTTTCAACTCATCAAATGCCCTGCCAAAACCAGATCCAAGCTCTATTATGCCCTCAATCTTCTCTGGCAAAAAATCTTTCAGGTATCTCGAAGCTGCTTCACAATTCGCCTTAAATTCAAACTCATTGAGAAAGGAAAAGTTTTTCATATTTTTTGTTGCTCCTGTTCTTTTATTTTTTGCAAAATATTTTCTGATTTAACCAACAAAACCTTATTTCTGTTCTTTTCTCCTGAAGATATTTCAATATCTCTTTTTTTGCAATCTAAAAATTTTGAAATTAATTCTAATACCCTTTTGTTTGCCCTCCCGTCCTCTGGAGGTGCGCCTACCTTGCAAAATATCTTTCCATCTCTTACTTCTACTGACTCCTTTTTTGCATTGGGAGTGACTCTTAGCTCTACCTTAAAGTCCATTTTACTGTGAAGATTGATTATCTCTATCCATACTTTGTATTTCTCTGTTTACAATAGTCTGAAGCCTGGAAATAAACTCTTCCAATCCCTTCAATTCTCTTCTTTTTTCTTGTTTAATTCTCTCTATGTCAGAGAACAGTTTAGTGTGCTCTTCTTTAGTTCTTTGAATCATAGCCCTACACTCTTCGTCAGATTTTACCTTTTTTAATTCTATTTCCTTTTCGACCTGAAGCTTTGCTTCTTCAACCTTTTTTTGAATAAGTGAAAGAAAATCGCTCGTTGATGTTTCAAGCTCGCTCTTCTTTTGAGTTGTCTGGATACGTGACCTTAAATAGTCATTTTCCTTTTCAAGCCTCTCAATTTCTGACATCATTTGAGAGATGACTCCTGAAAGATCGTCTAAAAATTTATCAACGTCATCTTCCTTGTAGCCTCTCAAGCCTTTGCTAAAATCTCTATTCTGGATGTCTAAAGGTGTAATATTCGGTTTAAAAGTCACTCCATTTCCCTCGCTCTCTGATATGCTTTTACAACTGCCTGAATCAGGTTCCCCTTGACAGCAGATGATTCCAGAAACAAAAGCCCTTGAGCAGTTGTACCGCTTGGCGACATAACTGCTTCTTTCAGATATACTGGATGCTCGTACACATCAACTAAACCCACAAGCGACTGGAACAAATGCTCTACAATCTTTTTTGATATATTTCTTGAAAGACCGATTGTTACCCCCGAATCAACCAATGACTCCATCACCAACGCCACATAAGCAGGTCCAGAACCGCCAAGAGCTGTAAAAGCAGCAAATTTATCTTCCTCTAATCTCATAACATTGCCCAAAGCAGATAATATAGATTCTACATCCATCCAGTCTTGGGGTTCTACCAAACTTGAAGCGCACATTGCCATCAAGCCGTTCTGATTTATTACACCAAGAGTTGGCATAATTCTAAATGCCTTGCCTATATCTGCCTTTTCATGAAGCTCACTCAATGTTATACCAGCCATAACGCTAATAACTGTTTTATCTTTAAATAAAGTCTTTTTTTTCATCGATTCGGAAAGGCCTCTGAACTGATCGGGCTTTAGCGTAATGACAACAAGGTCAGAAGATTGTACTAGCTCGTCATTGGAAGAGTATATTTTAAGAGAATATTTTCTGCCAAGCTCTTCTCTTCTCTCCAACCTTCTATGGCTTGCAGCAACAAAAATCCTTCCTTCATCGTGTAAAACTTTCAGCCCTTTCAGAAAGGCTTCTCCGACCCTGCCCGCTCCCAAAATTCCTATTTTAATCATATGTCTATCCCCTCAAAAAATGCTCTGCCAATCCTAAGCATGTTTGAGCCTTCCATTATAGCTATTTCAAAGTCATCAGTCATGCCCATTGATAACACGTTAAGGTTATAGCCCTCTGCGTTTAACCTTTCATAGAGAATTCTAAGTGAAGAGAACTCCTTTCTAATTATGGCGGTATCATCAGTCAACGAAGCCATACCCATTAGACCTTCAATGTTCACAAATTTTAAAGGTGAAGTCATTCTAAAAAGGTTCATTACCTCACGCGGCGAAAAGCCATGTTTCTGATTTTCACCACTAATATTTACCTCCACGAGAACAGGCATGGTAATCTTTTTTTTAGATGCTCTCTCGTTTATCTCTGTTAATAAGTTCAAGGAATCTACAGATTGAATGCGTTCAAATATATCGATAGCATCCTTAACCTTATTTGTCTGAAGATGACCGATCATCTCAAACTCAGCGCTGCTAACTTCTTTAAGTTTCTCCTTAGCTTCCCTAACTCTATTTTCTCCAAATCTATTAAAGCCTAAGCCAAGCAGTGCTTTAACAATTTCTGTAGATTTTGTTTTTGTAACTGGCAGAATGTAAATTTCATCCTTCCTAAGAGCAGCTTCTTTAGCTTTTTGAACGCGGTTTTTTACCAGTTGAACGTTTTCTTGAAGTTTTTTCTCCCAGTCCAGTGACAAAATCGACCTCCTTATCATCAAAAATATTTTTTAACAATTTTAAAAGATCTCTATATTTTGCAGCCTCTTCAAACTTCCATTCTTTAGCATATTCTATCATTTTTGTTCTAATTTCTTTTTCCGATAATTCTAAACTGTTCTTATTTGATTTAATTATAGATCTAAGTTCTTCCTCAATCGATACTTCCGACGCTTCTCTGTCCACAATGTCGCCAATAGGTTTCGATATTGACTTTGGTGTTATATTATTGATTAAATTATACTCCATTTGAACCGTTCTTCTTCTATCAGTTTCATCTATAGCTTCTTTCATAGAATCAGTGATTTTAGATGCATATAATATAACCTTTGATTCCACATTTCTGGCAGCCCTGCCTATTGTTTGGATGAGAGATGTCGAAGACCTCAAAAAACCCTCTTTATCAGCATCAAGAATAAGAACTCTTGTAACCTCAGGTAAATCTAAACCCTCTCTCAATAAATTTATCCCCACAACCACATCATACTTCCCAAGCCTTAAGTTATGAAGAACATTGAGCCTTTCAATGGCATCTTGCTCAGAATGTAAGTAATAAGCTTTTATTCCTTCTTGAACCAAATAATTTGCGAGATCTTCCGCCAATCTTTTAGTTAGAGTGGTTATGAGGGTCCTAAATCCTCTCTTTGAGTTTTCCCTAGTCTCATTGATAGAATCATCTACCTGGCTCTCAAAACTTCTAATCTCTACGATAGGATCGAGTATGCCTGTGGGTCTTATTATTTGCTCCACAATCTGAGAACTATTTTCCTTTTCAAATGAGGCAGGAGTAGCAGACATAAAAATTATTTGATTAGCTTTCTGAATAAACTCATCAAACATAAGTGGTCTATTGTCGTATGCAGAGGGCAATCTAAATCCAAATTCGACAAGATTTTTCTTTCTTGCCTCATCCCCTCTGAACATACCCCTAATTTGCGGAACAGAGAGATGAGACTCGTCCAATATTATCAGAAAATCTTTTGGGTAGTAGTCCAGTAGAGTTACAGGAGGCTCACCTGGCTTCCTGAAAGTAAAATGTCTTGAATAATTTTCTACACCTTTACAATAACCAATTGTTTCAAGCATTTCAATATCATAAAGCGTCCTTTGTTCAATCCTCTTTGCTTCTACGATTTTACCCACACTTTCAAAATATCTGATTCTTTCATTAAGCTCAATCATAATTGACTCTATTGCTCTTTTTAACTTTTCATCCCTCAGGATAAAGTGTGATGCTGGAAATATCCAAAGATTTTCAATCTTTTCAATTGAGTCAAGACTTATCGGATGAAGCTTGGTAATACTCTTTATACGATCATCTTCAAATCTTACTCTGTAAGCGTATTCGTCAAAAGAGGGTATAAAATCAACGACATCCATGTTTACTCTAAAATTATTTCTCTTAAACTCATAGTCATTTCTTTTGTATAGCATATAAATCAAATTATCTATAAATTCATCTCTGCTTAATCGATCGCCCTTTCTAATAACAGTAGAATTAAGCTTGTATTCTTCTGGCTGTCCAAGGCTGTAAATACAGGATACACTTGCAACCACTATTACGTCATCTCTTTCAAGCAGCGATCGCGTGGCAGAGTGCCTATATCTATCTATCTCGTCGTTTACAGAAGCATCTTTTTCTATATACAGATCTCTTTGGGGTATGTATGCTTCTGGCTGATAGTAGTCATAATAACTAATAAAATATTCAACTGCATTTTCAGGAAAAAAAGACCTCAATTCAGAGCACAGTTGCGCTGCGAGCGTCTTATTTGGAGCCATAATTAAAGTAGGCTTTTTTACTCTATTTATTACATTTGCAATGGTAAAT
It includes:
- the uvrB gene encoding excinuclease ABC subunit UvrB; this encodes MSTFKLFEPFKPAGDQIKAIEQLSNGIERGYKYQTLLGATGTGKTFTIANVINRVKKPTLIMAPNKTLAAQLCSELRSFFPENAVEYFISYYDYYQPEAYIPQRDLYIEKDASVNDEIDRYRHSATRSLLERDDVIVVASVSCIYSLGQPEEYKLNSTVIRKGDRLSRDEFIDNLIYMLYKRNDYEFKRNNFRVNMDVVDFIPSFDEYAYRVRFEDDRIKSITKLHPISLDSIEKIENLWIFPASHFILRDEKLKRAIESIMIELNERIRYFESVGKIVEAKRIEQRTLYDIEMLETIGYCKGVENYSRHFTFRKPGEPPVTLLDYYPKDFLIILDESHLSVPQIRGMFRGDEARKKNLVEFGFRLPSAYDNRPLMFDEFIQKANQIIFMSATPASFEKENSSQIVEQIIRPTGILDPIVEIRSFESQVDDSINETRENSKRGFRTLITTLTKRLAEDLANYLVQEGIKAYYLHSEQDAIERLNVLHNLRLGKYDVVVGINLLREGLDLPEVTRVLILDADKEGFLRSSTSLIQTIGRAARNVESKVILYASKITDSMKEAIDETDRRRTVQMEYNLINNITPKSISKPIGDIVDREASEVSIEEELRSIIKSNKNSLELSEKEIRTKMIEYAKEWKFEEAAKYRDLLKLLKNIFDDKEVDFVTGLGEKTSRKRSTGKKPRSKS
- the proC gene encoding pyrroline-5-carboxylate reductase translates to MIKIGILGAGRVGEAFLKGLKVLHDEGRIFVAASHRRLERREELGRKYSLKIYSSNDELVQSSDLVVITLKPDQFRGLSESMKKKTLFKDKTVISVMAGITLSELHEKADIGKAFRIMPTLGVINQNGLMAMCASSLVEPQDWMDVESILSALGNVMRLEEDKFAAFTALGGSGPAYVALVMESLVDSGVTIGLSRNISKKIVEHLFQSLVGLVDVYEHPVYLKEAVMSPSGTTAQGLLFLESSAVKGNLIQAVVKAYQRAREME
- a CDS encoding purine-nucleoside phosphorylase, which produces MKNFSFLNEFEFKANCEAASRYLKDFLPEKIEGIIELGSGFGRAFDELKKDMIIKYDKIPFFPKASAPSHRSQLSLVYINSKPYVILEGRFHLYENYGVWEVIFPIVVLSRFRPNIAYLTNASGGINSNLKVGEVVILKDHINFTGYNPLIGLSDIYFGERFVDMSDPYNKKLRTLAKSESVNVLGYEPKEVVYVGVLGPSFETPAELYAMRTMGADIVGMSTVMEVIALNALKIKTLCFSLISNIASPDNPLKVSAEEVIDIVSNNSDKLRDLVVDLAGKVDATKI
- a CDS encoding DivIVA domain-containing protein, producing the protein MTFKPNITPLDIQNRDFSKGLRGYKEDDVDKFLDDLSGVISQMMSEIERLEKENDYLRSRIQTTQKKSELETSTSDFLSLIQKKVEEAKLQVEKEIELKKVKSDEECRAMIQRTKEEHTKLFSDIERIKQEKRRELKGLEEFISRLQTIVNREIQSMDRDNQSSQ
- a CDS encoding DUF167 domain-containing protein, with the translated sequence MDFKVELRVTPNAKKESVEVRDGKIFCKVGAPPEDGRANKRVLELISKFLDCKKRDIEISSGEKNRNKVLLVKSENILQKIKEQEQQKI
- a CDS encoding YggS family pyridoxal phosphate-dependent enzyme, whose amino-acid sequence is MSLDWEKKLQENVQLVKNRVQKAKEAALRKDEIYILPVTKTKSTEIVKALLGLGFNRFGENRVREAKEKLKEVSSAEFEMIGHLQTNKVKDAIDIFERIQSVDSLNLLTEINERASKKKITMPVLVEVNISGENQKHGFSPREVMNLFRMTSPLKFVNIEGLMGMASLTDDTAIIRKEFSSLRILYERLNAEGYNLNVLSMGMTDDFEIAIMEGSNMLRIGRAFFEGIDI